The region AGGATGCCACCCCAGATGCACGACATTGACCTGGAAGTAGCTAAATTGGTGAAGCCTGGCGAATACAACGGTGGTATGTAAAATAAAGATGCCGATAGTAAGAAGCCAGAGGGGTCGGTGGAGTCGTGCGGTGCTCGCACTGGCATATTGATTGATATCTGAGATGGCTACGTGGGAGGGGTCGGCTAGGATTGGAAGATGGCTGAATCATTGGATGACTCCGAAGGGCACGTACACGTTACGGATTTGAAGTGTATACGTGCATCCAGGATTATACATCACACGAAGCAGCTGCAGAAGGATGCTGCCCGATTTCATGTGTTCCATACATCAGGTAGACAATACCAGCAAAATTACCCAAATCTACCCCGTATTTGCCCTCCCAGGGGTGCAAGCATGCAGCGGGGGAAAGGTCGGGGTTATTGTCTGCATATGCATTTGTTCTTAAAGTTAGTGATTTAGTTTTGGCAGAAGATGAGTGCACGATTATGTGTGGTGAGGAGGAGTACGTATATAGAGGGATGGCTTGAGGGGTGAGCTGCTTAATGGCTGTAGGGTCTGTGGGAGTGAAAGGCCTGTCACAAACGTACTCAGATAGAAAGAAAAGCAAGGGCCAATACAGCAATCACGCACGAGGAAATAATGATGAGGCAAGACCCTCTACCGCCGCGCATTACCTCATCGCTTCCACATCCTATAAATCGTTTCACTCGCGCCTGAGAACCCGTACAGCAACCACCTCTAGCTCCAACCAACCTTGGTGCGCCATACTAGTCTTAAGACATCCTGATACACTAAACTCAGAGCCTAAAATCCGCTCAGCGTATTTTACAGTGCTGTCTCGGATATCTCAATCCCAAATTCGAGCCTAAACCTTGTCTCACGGCTTTCCCGAGACAGGTATAGTGCGACGTGGAACGCAAAGGCAATCAACCACCAAACTTGGCCACACAGCAGAATCAACAATGTCAAGCTCCGGATCGATCTACGGAGACTACCCTCCTCACCGTCGTTCATTCTTCAACTCCCGGCCAGCGGATCCACCAGACCTAGAAGCACAAATCCCGACGCTCACTCCCAACCCGCAGATTCCATCAAGACCTACATCATCCTTTCCCACGAGTCTTTTCCGGACAGTCCGCGAACCCCGACCAAGGTCCCCATCCCCTCATGTTCTAGCAAACCACCCATCAAACGGACATATTTCAGTCACCCGCTATCGATCCACTGCCTGGTGACGTCTACGAAACCTATATCAGCCCTCTACTTCTCCCCCAGTGCCTCCCTCACTCCACGACGAAGTAAATCCCTCACAACGCACAACTACCCACTCAATGCGCCCATATCGAGCTGTCTCCACATCACTCCGAACATTCCTGACATCACAcctcctccctctcctctCGACACACCCCTCCTACCCACCCATCACTGCAAAATGCGCAATCTGTCACGACGTCTTCTACGGAAAGCACGCACCTATTCTCATCGTTGGGTATCCTGACTGTCGAGGCCACGTCTTTGGATATCAGTGTCTTCGGAAATGCATCGCGAGTAAGTTGCGGAACAGCAACAAATGTCCACTTTGTCGGACGGTGTGGTTTCAGATGAGTCAGGGGGAGTTGGAGACGCTGGGGGAAGTGTGGAGTGGTGTTGAGGAAATGGAGGAGTTGTTGGTGGCGCGGGAGCAGATGGATCCTTGGGTTGAGGTGGTGAATGTGGTTATTGCGATCATCATGTTTGCGCTTTTCTTTTGGTTTCTTCTTACGATGGTGCGCGTCGTTATGGGGGGTTAACAGTAGGAGGGTGGCATCGTAGTACTGCCATGGTCTAGGATACCAAAGGACGGGTCAGGCATGACGGGAGTTTTCCGAATGTGAAAGTAAAGGGTTGGTTCAACACTTAAGCAGTCAGAGATGGATGATGCTTTGACATGATACAAGTCATAACATTACACCTAACACTTGGACTATTTAACATGAACGCGTTATCAAGACATTCCGCCCATTAGACAGACGCCCATTTTCCAAACCAAAACGCCATGCCAGAAAACCAAATTAATGCAACAGCGACGATCCTTCGTTTCAATACTCTTTTCTAGTGTTCCCTTCTCTCTCTACTCCCCTGGTTCTACTTCTAAGTCTCGGACCATCTCGCGAGTGTAACACTGGTCGTGTATACCATAGCAACGAGACCAACCACCATCATCGTAATGTCACCGAACCTCTCCCAAGGACGACTAGCCACACCCTTGTAATGTAGGTACGCCGGGTAAATGTACACGAGCGGTACACAAGCAAAGCTTCCGATGAGCGCGACGAATTTGTCGAGGTCGCTAGCCCCGAGAATGGCAATCAATCCGCAGAGAATGACCAAACTAGTCCTGAAGGCGTTCTTCTTCCACTTTGTCATGTTGCTCTGCTTTCCGGAAGCGCGACCGAAGATCTTGAGTTCGATGTTACGCATGGCGGGGAAGAGTTGGACTGGAGTGCCGACAAGCACGGCCATGGAGTATAGGAACTGCACGGCGTTGACGAGCTTGCTGGATTGCGGGAAATTGGTAATGACCTCGACGGAGACGTGTTCGCCAAAGGTACCGTAGCAAAGCACACCTACAGACGTAAAGATGACGGTAATAATCATCATGACGAGGTAAAGTAGCTTGCTGAAATGTTCAGGCTCTTTCATGCTTGATTGAATAGGAAGAATAAGCCCGATGCCTTCGAAAGTGAAGATAGCTGAACCGATGGTCATAGTGAAGTCGCGTGGGTTGAAAAGCTCAACCGAAGGATGAAAGCCGCCCATCTTGGCGATCCAAGAGATGTCATACCAGTAGATGTAGGTCAGGCCGATAAGGATGAAGACATCGGCGAGTAAAGCGGCAGGTCCGAGCTTGGAGATGTTCCTAATGAAGGACATTGGAATCAGAACGGCGATCTGGATGCCGATGAGCGCATTCGTCGATAGGGGATCCTTGACGTGAGATACAGCGTCAAGGAACGACGCAAGATTGTCCGCCGTGAAGATGAGACCAGCACACACGAAACCAATTTGCGAAAGCGTGATGGAGACCAGAATGAGCGCTCGGAACTTTGGCCCAACCACAATTTGACCCAGATCACCATAACCACCACCACCGTATCTCTTTCTCGTCGACAGAAGCAGTTCAAAGCAGAGCGCTGTAATTGCAGACACCATGATCATGGTTATGGATGAAAACAGCATTCCACCATTCTTGAACGCTTTGGGCAGAAACATTATCCCGGTACCGATAAACGCCTTCAAAAGCGTAAAGAAGGTCTTAACTTGATCAGCATCACCCTGAGCCCGCAGTCTCTTGGAGCTCTGTCGACGTCCAAGCAGCGGTCTCCGTTCGCCTTCGTCCTCTTCATCTTGGATGGCCGATTCATCGTCCGATTCCTCAAGGTCTTCACCAGCGAAATTGCCGTACAGTTCCAGGAAGGAAATAAAGTTTCGCGTCACGGGTTCTGAAATGTAGCTAACACGCTTGCTTTGCCGCTGCAGAAATTGTCGCCTCAAGCCTCCTGGCGCAAGTTGATCCCGAACGGGTAGCTCATCATGGTCAACGTCTGAGACCGAAGGCGCTGAGTTGTTGCCAAAGTGAATAGCATCGGAAAAGGTTGCTGCTCGTTGATGTAGCTTTTGGCGTCTGTTCTGTGCTGCAATTTTATACAGGTCACGGTGGATGTCGCCACCCTGTAGCCGCAAAGAGGATTCCGGAACCTGTCGGTCAGTTGAATTTGCAGAGCTCTCTGCACCGTCTTCCTGTGGTGGTGTCGCTGGATCGAATTCTGAATAATCGTAGCTTGGGTCCAGATGTTGTTCGAGGACCCTTGCCTCCTTGGGGTTGCCACCTGCAGTCGTCTGCGGCGTATCGGCCATCGTGAAGATGTTCTATAACGATGGTTTGCAGTCGGCAAGGAAATAAAGAAGGATGGAGCTATGAAGTTTGCGCGTTCTACTTTTGGCGGTGAGGTGCTAACGATGAAACAACAGCCAATGGAAGGGTCTGCAAGCTCAAATGGTCCGTGTGCCTGACATCACCTGGCTGTCGGTCTCAGGCAACTGCAGAGGTATGTGAAGAAAATGGAGAATACAGCAAATACAGCCACAGAAGTTGAAAATGAGAAGTGGTGTCTTGAAGCCAGGAAAGCGACGAGAATCTTCGACGACGAGACGCCGACGGGACCTGGGCAGGCATGACGATCGGCCTGGCGTCTTGGCGTCAGGGCACGTGGTCTGGAGCGCATCCACCCCTGTATAAGCCGAGATGATCATTGGTACAACAGCCGACAGTTGCCGCATCGCGGTACGTCACTCATGTTGAGAAAGCCGCTTGACTGAACTCATTGCCAACAGAGCGACATGTCCTCTGGTCTTATATGATATGTCCCGTTATTGTAGAACACAATATTGAAACTTGCAGGCGGGAAGTGCATTAACTGTACGAAAAGCTATTACAAAGAACCACTAATCCTGTCTCCCAGCAACCCCCCCCACCTGAATTCGGCCCAGGTTGCCCTGTCGCGACACCCCGAGAGGGGTTGGACAACAGCACTCGGCCCTATGTGATATTCGTCTCATACATGCTAGCATGCATCTGGGTTGCTGTGCTCTGCTCGTGAATCTTATTCGAAAAGCTCATGTGCTGCGTCCACTAAAGCATGTCTGGTGGTCCAGTGCGTTGGCTGTGGGTAGCTCGTCCACATGGCTGCATATGTTTCGGTATTTTAAGGCCAGCTATCGGTCATGAATGATCTCGCGCAGTCAATACGAGCTTGAACTGAAGCAAAACTGGGGTCTGAGGTTTAAAAGACAATTTTGTTTAGTAAAGCATGAGAGATGGCCATCGCATGGACTACAAAGTATTGATCGTCACACCATATATACTTCTTCGCTCTTGGTCTTAGAATATGCCTAGAGCACAATGCATGCGAGCTAGCACAAATGTTAGATCATCATTGAAAAAGCAGGTATCCGTCGTGGCGTATGGTATACATAGGCCTTTCAGCTCTGCCAGGTTGTAGCTATTAGCTTTACAACAAACGTGTTTCTCCTCGCGCTACTATTCATTCCACCGGCTCTAGGTTCACCATAACCGGGATCTCGTAGTTACAGCTGTGTTGGTCCTTGGCCCCTGAATCTCTTCGTCATCTTCACCACGGCATACCTAGTGGTGCAATTAGCTGATCCGTATCACTGACATCATCCCACAAACTTCAAAGGCCCGGACGACGGACTGGACGCCTTCTGGTATGCCAGTAGATATGACAGCTGATTAGAACGTCACTAGTATGCCGGCGTCTCCGTCTTGGGTCGGAGGAACGGTGTCGATGTGGCTGCGGGAGCGGAGTTTGTGCGCCGTGGCTGGGAAAAAGGCGGTTGATTTAGATGCACTACGCTAGTAACGCATCTGGTCCCTTGAGTTGTTAGCGGGTGTCTGTACCATCTGATGAATAATGAGCTCGTACCTGCATCGTAGCTTGCACAAGAGTCAGCTTCTACGCCAAAGGCGCCCACCTCTCTGCCATATCGAGCGACGACCTGTGTGGGCGCATCCAGAAGCTTTGGCCTGTACAGCTATGAAACCAAGGCTCTGTACTGGTCGTCATTGTTGAGGTAAATCGTGAATTATGCGCGTAGTCCGGTCCCTGGTCAAGAAGCGCGCCAGTACGCTTGTGTCGTATGGGGTCGACCGGATGGTGTACCCGTTGAAAGCATCGGTGTCTAAGAGGGCATCGGACTATTTTTACACTACATTGGACTAGATTTCCAAACGTCCATCTCCAGTGGCATGAGGCTACACGGAGACGCCTTCTGGCGCAATCGATAAGCTTCGCGCTAACACAAACTCCCGAGGCCCGCTCCATGTCCAAGCTCTACCCGTACGTCATTACCCAGAAACAGCAGATTCCCACCTGCTTCGTCTTCATTGTTTGTGGTGCGATACTTCTGAATTCGAGTACAGAGCATCAGCTTCTCATCAGCACATCACGCTTCATGTATGACATGGCGTGACGTCGTATTAATCAGCTCCCCAAAGCAGTTCTTCCGCAACCTCAATGTTGCATCCTACTCAAAGTCGTAGGTTCTTACCATAGAGATGCTTTTCCCCGCTCGCTGGTACGGAACTATCGACTCGTATCAACGCGGATAAGTCACTGCTTATTTTCATGGGGCCCTGCTCAAGGTGCTGGCACTTATGCAAAGCTTGGGGCGACAGCTTGGCGCCTTCCGTTCGCTAATGCGCGGGGCTGCTCTCTGATTGACCTGATTGAGCTGATGGTTGCTACATTGGGCACCCCGTAGTCGGAATACGAAGGCGATATACTTCCTACTGCAGAGGTGTAATATGGGTGTGGCAAAGCTGACGGGTAGCGGAACGTCACGGGCTGCCTGACAGCCGCTAACCTTGCACACATGACCGTCGTGCAGGTGCGACGTTGAAGGAACGGGTAGCGACGAGGCTGCCAAAATCTGGCAGCGACGAAAGGTTGTCAAGAGTATAAAGGTAGCTGGTACCCCGACTGGAATTCCTTCTCATCCACAACATCTTCAGACCGATCAAACACACATATCCCCTTGCTTAcatcaaacaacaccaagcaTCATGAAGACATCATCCATCCTCCTATCCCTCGCGGCGGCTGCCATTGCCATTGCCCAAGACCCGTTTTACAACATCACAACCCCGCCATTCAATCTTCTCGTCGCATCCGATGACGGATCTATCGACACCACCCTTAGTGCCTGCCATATCGGAGCAGCCCTTGAGTCGCTTTGCCTCAGCGACGCCGACTTCGGTAGTAGCCCTACTACTCTCCGCCCCGCAGAGTTCCAATTCAACTCTTCCATCTACTCCCAGACACCCGATGAAACCACATCCTCGACCGGCATCCTGACCTGGTGGTTGAGAACTGATGCCGACACCAAATACCCCTCATCCATGTCCTTCAACTACGACGCGACCACCGATCTCGCGCTTCCCATCATCTTCCCAGGTGATACAAACGCGCAGGTGCTGTCTTGGGATAAGCAAGACAAATTGACCATCCAAGGCTACGTTCGGGGCCCCAACAACACCGGTAGCTACCAGAACTTCTACCGCTGGTACGCTTGCGAGACATACTATGGAAGCTACAACTACAAGAACTTGGCCTGGGCACTGGGAGCAGACGAACCAGAGAACGAGAGCTGTGTCCCAGTCACCGTGACGAGGACCTTTGTTTGAGATGGATACGGGGAAGTGAATGGAGTACCTGGGATTGAACATGTCACGACGAGAAACGACCCTACCTGACCTATGAACTTATGTGCTACACGAGTAATTTCTAATAAACGATCATCGTTCTTATCACAAATGCTGTTGTACAAGTGTTACCTGTCAGGCTCCATACGTGATGATGTAACAAGACACCGGGACTAATTGAGACTGACCAGCAAACCTCTTCTTCCACCCCTCCATAACGCCTCATACGAGTCTTTCCTGTCATTGTTTCTTTTCTTCCCGCCATGTTCACCCTTACTCTAGCCGACTACATCATCGCTTCCGCCCATTTTAACCCACCTGGCTAGTTCTGATATCCACTCACCAGCACTGGATGGCGACAAACTATTTGTTCACACCTGAGCTGACCCTGAATAGCTGCGACTTCCCCTCTAACAGCCTAGTTATATGTAATACGCTATTTCCTTTCTCTGTACATATATACATACATACCACTTCATAGTCACGTGATACTCTCACATAAGATATGTATGAAAGGAGCTACGGGTCAGGATACATATTTAGAGTCAATGCGCCAGGGTGCATTTCCGCTGCCGAAACACTTGATATGGTGAAAAAAAGAATAAGAAGAAATCAATTAGGCGTAAGAGTCTAGGTCCTATAAAAACGATGCACTCCATCTTGTCCTACACCAGAAACTACAAACGCATCAACACTTGAATCACGCTGAATGCCTGTACGCGCTTCGGAAGAAGACAGGCGCCGGCTGTAGAGGCGGCGGAACTGGTGCTATTTCAATCGCACTAACTAGCGGTGGCGGAAGTTGTCCGACATTTGCACTGTCCTGGCTCGGCACAGCTCCAGCATTGTTGTTTGTACTTTGAACTGGGAGTATATCGCGTTCTGAAAGAGGAGGGTTGGGCGCGGGCTCCGCTCGTGGCTGAGTACTTGTCGTTGTTGGATATGGTGGAGGAAGAGAAGCTGTCGAGGCAGCGGATTGTCCTTCAGACATGACAGCGCCAGCGTCAGATGGAGGTATAGGCAACGTCTGAGCAGCGTCTGTAGGCAGTGTCTGAGAAACATCTGTAGTCTGCCTGGATAAGCCATCCGGCAACGAAGCACGAAATGGCGGCACACAACGTGGCTGCGACTGTGTGGTCATGCGCCTTGCTCTCTGTGGTATAGGTTCCGTCGCATCGCCGCTGGGACGTGGACTTGCTTCCGCTATCGTATCCATGGGTATTGACGGGCGAGGTGCGAGAAATGCGTTAGGCTGCAGATCATCTAGCTCTGTGTTGGACTCTAGGATATCTTCGGCGTCGTCGTCGAGGATTTTACTAGCACGATGGCGGCGGTGGCGTATGGATGCGAAAAAGACGAACCTGTTTTTGGTTAGGAATTTGCGGTTAGGCACGAAAGGGTGGTGTTTGGACGTGGGATTTCTAGGGGTCCTGAGATAATAATGTTGGATTGAAGGAGTGTGCTGGCTGGTTGGTCTAGCAGAGGTGATGGTAGTGCGACAGCACTTACAACGCTACAACAACAGACGGAATGAATGCAATCCAAAAGAGCTTCACCTTGTCGACCTCGCGCAGGCCTCGACCGTGCAATCCGGTCAGGTGCGGAATGCAAAATGGAGGGTCTGTCCCGAGTGATGAGGCTGCTGACGTCTTCTTGATGCTCGGGATGCTCGTCGCAGTGAAGACACCAGTCAGAGGTACCGAGGATGTCGGCGTAGGTTGCGACTTTGGGCTCGTTGGCGAGGTCTGCCTTCCGTTTCTCGTTGCTGTCTCATCGCCCACAGGAATCCATATCCCGTTCACCACTGTACCTTCTCCCTTGGCGATGGCAGTACTCTCTTTGTCTGTGCAAGTCTCGGATTTGCGGAGCCAACAGACTGATTCAGGCTCGGGCGGCACAGTATTTTTGTGATCAGACGTGCTAGGCCCTTTGGTGCTGAATGTAGTCAAGTCGACGTCGCGGCCCGTACTAAGGTCGTCGCCCTGAATGATGCGACTGAACACCGTGAAAGCGGTCTCTGGCTGGTAGAAAGGTACTTGATGCCCTGAGTCGTATATGCGGGAGAAAGAGAGGTTGCCGTATTGACGCACAGCTCCACCAATGTACGAGTCATTCACTACAATCTCTGCGTATCCTGCCTGGGAAAAGGCAGTCCTGTATCCCGGAACGAGGCTAGCAAGCTCGAGAGAATAGTTCTGTCCACCATACCAGTTGCATATGACGTCTGCGTCACCGTAGATGAGGGCCACCTTGATGCCCCGAGCCAACAATCCTGCCAGTGAGCTCAATTGAGTGCTCCGGGCCGAATCTCCTCCTATGAAAACAGTCAGCAAATCTGTGAATAAAACATAGTGTACCAGCCTACTCACTCCCGTTGAAGGAATCAGCCACGGCGCTACTCGTGGAAGTGAAATTGATAGGAGCACCGATCGAGTACAAGACGTCGGCATCGTTTAGATATTCTTCGAATGCATTGCTCGGCTGGACCTGGGATTTCACCCGATAGTCATACAAGCTCCTTCCATTTGCAGCCGTAGAACTAGCGGCTAGGTTGCACATGAGAGACGCGCTGCTGCAAACTGAATTGGTACTATTGTCGTTGCCAAGACCGTCAGGATCTTGAAGAGCTGCTACTTTACCACACTGCTCTAGGAGATCTCTGCAGCCCATGTTTTCGTTTACAGCCGATATTGAATTCTGGAATGTTGTAAGATCGATTCCATTGATGTCATATGTATTGTCGTAGGCAAATTCCAGGGCAGTGACAGCCGCAACCAGAGCATCCAGTAAACCATTCACAATGCCGACGGACCCGAGTCGGATGTCCAATGTGTTGGCAGGAATTGAACCATTTTTCCTTCGATCGTTCTGCTCTTCGAAAAAGTCGGCAAAGATTGGCGCATAGGTACCACCATAGCTCTCGGCGAACAAATTGACGTCACAAGGCTCATCGACATTGCTGTCGGGACGGGTTCCCGGGTTGTACTGTGGGAAAACGGACAGGAATCCCTGAAGAAAGTGCCAGGACGCCTTCGCAGCAATCTTGGTCGAGGGTTCAGTGTTGCTTATAAAACCAGAAGAGAAGGTACCGTTCTTGAAACGCCACTCCGGTACGCCATTTGGAAGAGGCGAAGGTCGCTTGCGATTTGCTAATCCCTCAGGGTCGTATTCGCTAAAGTCTACTGATGCATTGACGCGTTCATCGTAGGAAAAGCCGACTTGAGTGGGCTGGTCGATGAAGAGTATGTTGGAACTGCGGTCCCAGCCCCAGACCCTCGGCCGCGTGCCATAGCTgccgtcttcttcttgtATGATTTCGCATGGTCCCACCTCATCAAAGAGGCCATTCATGCTTGACTGGCCAGGTCCTCCATTCAACCAGATCGTCTGCATATTTGTCAGAGCGGCGTTTACATTACAAGCAACTTGTATCACCTACCAGTGGCGCTGTCTCCGGGGTTTCGCGAGCCTCGAAGAACCAGAAGAACGTGTTGATATTGTAGTTTTGCTGAGAGGACTCGAGCGTGAAGGGAGGAAGAGTGACATATCCAGTGTACTGCTTCTGATCGAAAGCTGTGGCGCATGTGTTGGCATCAGGTTGCTTGTAGGAGATGGTGATGCGGGGATCGACGGGCGATTTGATAGTGGTGTTATAGGTCACGGGTAGCGGATACTGCTGGGCGATCGATAGCCTGGCAAGGAGAGAAAATGCCAGAACTATGGGCAGTAGTCGAATCTACCAAGCAAGGATAAGCAATTGGAGGCTGACTCGCTTGATGACAACTTGATAGCTTACCATATTAAGTTGAGCCTGCGTAACCCGCAGAAGTTATTGGGTGAGAATGAGGATAGTGCTCGAGATGACTGCGAGAGACGACAAGCCAGTACGAACAAGCAATGCGCAGCCTCGGTCTGGCGTTGCTGGAGGTCGGAGAAGAAGTGACGGATATCTGCAAATGTAGATGCCGACTAGTACTTGTATCGTAGCTTCCCTCGTTCTCGGAAAGCGAGGAGGGTCCTGTCAATTGAACTAGTCGCCTTCTATTCAGACTGAATAGGCAGCTGGGAGGCAAAGTGAAAGTGCAGTACTGCTGTGTGACACCCATGTCAACCGCGCTGCGGCCACTAGGTGGCGTTGCAGCCCTGGAGTGTTCCACGCAGACTACGCGATACTTGGCGAGAAGGCTTCAGCCATCCATTTTCAGGTCACAATACACCGTCTAATGAAGCGCCGCATTGTTTGTCAAACAACCCACTACTTATTTAATCCTATTCAGAACATTGACGATGGTTGCTTTGATATACTGCTTTTTTAGCTGG is a window of Pyrenophora tritici-repentis strain M4 chromosome 2, whole genome shotgun sequence DNA encoding:
- a CDS encoding Atrophin-1 domain containing protein, with amino-acid sequence MKTSSILLSLAAAAIAIAQDPFYNITTPPFNLLVASDDGSIDTTLSACHIGAALESLCLSDADFGSSPTTLRPAEFQFNSSIYSQTPDETTSSTGILTWWLRTDADTKYPSSMSFNYDATTDLALPIIFPGDTNAQVLSWDKQDKLTIQGYVRGPNNTGSYQNFYRWYACETYYGSYNYKNLAWALGADEPENESCVPVTVTRTFV
- a CDS encoding Carboxypeptidase C (cathepsin A), which codes for MQTIWLNGGPGQSSMNGLFDEVGPCEIIQEEDGSYGTRPRVWGWDRSSNILFIDQPTQVGFSYDERVNASVDFSEYDPEGLANRKRPSPLPNGVPEWRFKNGTFSSGFISNTEPSTKIAAKASWHFLQGFLSVFPQYNPGTRPDSNVDEPCDVNLFAESYGGTYAPIFADFFEEQNDRRKNGSIPANTLDIRLGSVGIVNGLLDALVAAVTALEFAYDNTYDINGIDLTTFQNSISAVNENMGCRDLLEQCGKVAALQDPDGLGNDNSTNSVCSSASLMCNLAASSTAANGRSLYDYRVKSQVQPSNAFEEYLNDADVLYSIGAPINFTSTSSAVADSFNGRGDSARSTQLSSLAGLLARGIKVALIYGDADVICNWYGGQNYSLELASLVPGYRTAFSQAGYAEIVVNDSYIGGAVRQYGNLSFSRIYDSGHQVPFYQPETAFTVFSRIIQGDDLSTGRDVDLTTFSTKGPSTSDHKNTVPPEPESVCWLRKSETCTDKESTAIAKGEGTVVNGIWIPVGDETATRNGRQTSPTSPKSQPTPTSSVPLTGVFTATSIPSIKKTSAASSLGTDPPFCIPHLTGLHGRGLREVDKVKLFWIAFIPSVVVALFVFFASIRHRRHRASKILDDDAEDILESNTELDDLQPNAFLAPRPSIPMDTIAEASPRPSGDATEPIPQRARRMTTQSQPRCVPPFRASLPDGLSRQTTDVSQTLPTDAAQTLPIPPSDAGAVMSEGQSAASTASLPPPYPTTTSTQPRAEPAPNPPLSERDILPVQSTNNNAGAVPSQDSANVGQLPPPLVSAIEIAPVPPPLQPAPVFFRSAYRHSA
- a CDS encoding SdaC, Amino acid permease — its product is MADTPQTTAGGNPKEARVLEQHLDPSYDYSEFDPATPPQEDGAESSANSTDRQVPESSLRLQGGDIHRDLYKIAAQNRRQKLHQRAATFSDAIHFGNNSAPSVSDVDHDELPVRDQLAPGGLRRQFLQRQSKRVSYISEPVTRNFISFLELYGNFAGEDLEESDDESAIQDEEDEGERRPLLGRRQSSKRLRAQGDADQVKTFFTLLKAFIGTGIMFLPKAFKNGGMLFSSITMIMVSAITALCFELLLSTRKRYGGGGYGDLGQIVVGPKFRALILVSITLSQIGFVCAGLIFTADNLASFLDAVSHVKDPLSTNALIGIQIAVLIPMSFIRNISKLGPAALLADVFILIGLTYIYWYDISWIAKMGGFHPSVELFNPRDFTMTIGSAIFTFEGIGLILPIQSSMKEPEHFSKLLYLVMMIITVIFTSVGVLCYGTFGEHVSVEVITNFPQSSKLVNAVQFLYSMAVLVGTPVQLFPAMRNIELKIFGRASGKQSNMTKWKKNAFRTSLVILCGLIAILGASDLDKFVALIGSFACVPLVYIYPAYLHYKGVASRPWERFGDITMMVVGLVAMVYTTSVTLARWSET